A genomic segment from Pseudorca crassidens isolate mPseCra1 chromosome 4, mPseCra1.hap1, whole genome shotgun sequence encodes:
- the TMEM144 gene encoding transmembrane protein 144 isoform X4, translating into MSNNGTDLTTGFISSIVAILLFGSNFVPLKKYETGDGMFLQWVLCAAIWLVALVVNLILHCPKFWPFAMVGGCIWATGNIAVVPIIKTIGLGLGILIWGSFNALIGWASSRFGWFGMDAEEVSKPLLNYIGAGLSVVRGCSLAVISGILYGSTFVPIIYIKDHSKRNDSIYAGASQNDLDYVFAHFSGIFLASTVYFLAYCIAMKNNPKLYPKAVLPGFLSGILWAIATCCWFVANHSLSAVVSFPIITAGPGFIAAMWGVFMFKEIQGRQNYLLMILAFCVILAGALCTAFSKI; encoded by the exons ATGAGCAATAATGGAACAGACCTCACCACTGGTTTCATCTCCTCTATTGTAGCCATCCTTTTGTTTGGCTCAAACTTTGTACCACTTAAAAAATATGAGACTGGCGATG gaatgtTTCTCCAGTGGGTACTTTGTGCTGCCATATGGTTGGTTGCCTTGGTGGTCAATCTGATATTACATTGCCCTAAGTTTTGGCCTTTTGCAATGGTTGGGGGCTGCATTTGGGCAACAG GAAACATTGCGGTTGTCCCAATTATCAAAACCATTGGTTTGGGCCTTGGAATCTTAATCTGGGGATCATTTAATGCCTTAATCGGCTGGGCAAGCTCAAG GTTTGGCTGGTTTGGAATGGATGCAGAAGAGGTGTCAAAACCACTGCTCAATTACATCGGAGCCGGGCTGTCAGTAGTAAG ggGCTGCAGTCTCGCGGTAATATCTGGAATACTCTATGGATCCACATTTGTGCCAATCATTTACATCAAGGACCACAGCAAGAGAAATGATAGTATATATGCAGGGGCAAGTCAGAACG ATTTAGACTACGTTTTTGCACACTTCAGTGGCATCTTCCTTGCAAGTACAGTCTACTTTCTGGCCTACTGTATAGCCATGAAAAATAATCCTAAACTATATCCCAAAGCAGTCTTGCCAG gatTCCTGTCTGGAATACTCTGGGCCATTGCTACCTGCTGTTGGTTCGTAGCGAACCACTCCCTCAGCGCTGTGGTCAGTTTTCCAATCATCACTGCT ggtccAGGATTTATAGCTGCAATGTGGGGTGTCTTCATGTTTAAGGAAATACAG gGTCGACAAAACTACCTGCTGATGATACTTGCATTTTGCGTCATCTTGGCTGGAGCCTTATGCACAGCTTTTTCTAAAATCTAA
- the TMEM144 gene encoding transmembrane protein 144 isoform X2 produces MSNNGTDLTTGFISSIVAILLFGSNFVPLKKYETGDGMFLQWVLCAAIWLVALVVNLILHCPKFWPFAMVGGCIWATGNIAVVPIIKTIGLGLGILIWGSFNALIGWASSRFGWFGMDAEEVSKPLLNYIGAGLSVVSAFIFLFIKSKIPNTTYSVDTTPLITEHVVNKTQDPDPEHSWVDKLSTVQNRLVGCSLAVISGILYGSTFVPIIYIKDHSKRNDSIYAGASQNDLDYVFAHFSGIFLASTVYFLAYCIAMKNNPKLYPKAVLPGFLSGILWAIATCCWFVANHSLSAVVSFPIITAGPGFIAAMWGVFMFKEIQVQRDWLQWEVVLRASIFKTT; encoded by the exons ATGAGCAATAATGGAACAGACCTCACCACTGGTTTCATCTCCTCTATTGTAGCCATCCTTTTGTTTGGCTCAAACTTTGTACCACTTAAAAAATATGAGACTGGCGATG gaatgtTTCTCCAGTGGGTACTTTGTGCTGCCATATGGTTGGTTGCCTTGGTGGTCAATCTGATATTACATTGCCCTAAGTTTTGGCCTTTTGCAATGGTTGGGGGCTGCATTTGGGCAACAG GAAACATTGCGGTTGTCCCAATTATCAAAACCATTGGTTTGGGCCTTGGAATCTTAATCTGGGGATCATTTAATGCCTTAATCGGCTGGGCAAGCTCAAG GTTTGGCTGGTTTGGAATGGATGCAGAAGAGGTGTCAAAACCACTGCTCAATTACATCGGAGCCGGGCTGTCAGTAGTAAG tgCTTTCATATTTTTGTTCATCAAAAGCAAAATACCAAATACCACATATTCTGTGGACACCACACCATTAATAACAGAGCAT GTGGTTAACAAAACTCAAGACCCCGATCCTGAACATTCCTGGGTGGATAAACTTTCTACAGTGCAAAACCGCTTAGT ggGCTGCAGTCTCGCGGTAATATCTGGAATACTCTATGGATCCACATTTGTGCCAATCATTTACATCAAGGACCACAGCAAGAGAAATGATAGTATATATGCAGGGGCAAGTCAGAACG ATTTAGACTACGTTTTTGCACACTTCAGTGGCATCTTCCTTGCAAGTACAGTCTACTTTCTGGCCTACTGTATAGCCATGAAAAATAATCCTAAACTATATCCCAAAGCAGTCTTGCCAG gatTCCTGTCTGGAATACTCTGGGCCATTGCTACCTGCTGTTGGTTCGTAGCGAACCACTCCCTCAGCGCTGTGGTCAGTTTTCCAATCATCACTGCT ggtccAGGATTTATAGCTGCAATGTGGGGTGTCTTCATGTTTAAGGAAATACAG GTACAGAGGGACTGGCTGCAGTGGGAAGTGGTCCTCCGTGCTTCCATCTTTAAGACAACATAG
- the TMEM144 gene encoding transmembrane protein 144 isoform X1, with protein sequence MSNNGTDLTTGFISSIVAILLFGSNFVPLKKYETGDGMFLQWVLCAAIWLVALVVNLILHCPKFWPFAMVGGCIWATGNIAVVPIIKTIGLGLGILIWGSFNALIGWASSRFGWFGMDAEEVSKPLLNYIGAGLSVVSAFIFLFIKSKIPNTTYSVDTTPLITEHVVNKTQDPDPEHSWVDKLSTVQNRLVGCSLAVISGILYGSTFVPIIYIKDHSKRNDSIYAGASQNDLDYVFAHFSGIFLASTVYFLAYCIAMKNNPKLYPKAVLPGFLSGILWAIATCCWFVANHSLSAVVSFPIITAGPGFIAAMWGVFMFKEIQGRQNYLLMILAFCVILAGALCTAFSKI encoded by the exons ATGAGCAATAATGGAACAGACCTCACCACTGGTTTCATCTCCTCTATTGTAGCCATCCTTTTGTTTGGCTCAAACTTTGTACCACTTAAAAAATATGAGACTGGCGATG gaatgtTTCTCCAGTGGGTACTTTGTGCTGCCATATGGTTGGTTGCCTTGGTGGTCAATCTGATATTACATTGCCCTAAGTTTTGGCCTTTTGCAATGGTTGGGGGCTGCATTTGGGCAACAG GAAACATTGCGGTTGTCCCAATTATCAAAACCATTGGTTTGGGCCTTGGAATCTTAATCTGGGGATCATTTAATGCCTTAATCGGCTGGGCAAGCTCAAG GTTTGGCTGGTTTGGAATGGATGCAGAAGAGGTGTCAAAACCACTGCTCAATTACATCGGAGCCGGGCTGTCAGTAGTAAG tgCTTTCATATTTTTGTTCATCAAAAGCAAAATACCAAATACCACATATTCTGTGGACACCACACCATTAATAACAGAGCAT GTGGTTAACAAAACTCAAGACCCCGATCCTGAACATTCCTGGGTGGATAAACTTTCTACAGTGCAAAACCGCTTAGT ggGCTGCAGTCTCGCGGTAATATCTGGAATACTCTATGGATCCACATTTGTGCCAATCATTTACATCAAGGACCACAGCAAGAGAAATGATAGTATATATGCAGGGGCAAGTCAGAACG ATTTAGACTACGTTTTTGCACACTTCAGTGGCATCTTCCTTGCAAGTACAGTCTACTTTCTGGCCTACTGTATAGCCATGAAAAATAATCCTAAACTATATCCCAAAGCAGTCTTGCCAG gatTCCTGTCTGGAATACTCTGGGCCATTGCTACCTGCTGTTGGTTCGTAGCGAACCACTCCCTCAGCGCTGTGGTCAGTTTTCCAATCATCACTGCT ggtccAGGATTTATAGCTGCAATGTGGGGTGTCTTCATGTTTAAGGAAATACAG gGTCGACAAAACTACCTGCTGATGATACTTGCATTTTGCGTCATCTTGGCTGGAGCCTTATGCACAGCTTTTTCTAAAATCTAA
- the TMEM144 gene encoding transmembrane protein 144 isoform X3, with the protein MSNNGTDLTTGFISSIVAILLFGSNFVPLKKYETGDGMFLQWVLCAAIWLVALVVNLILHCPKFWPFAMVGGCIWATGNIAVVPIIKTIGLGLGILIWGSFNALIGWASSRFGWFGMDAEEVSKPLLNYIGAGLSVVVNKTQDPDPEHSWVDKLSTVQNRLVGCSLAVISGILYGSTFVPIIYIKDHSKRNDSIYAGASQNDLDYVFAHFSGIFLASTVYFLAYCIAMKNNPKLYPKAVLPGFLSGILWAIATCCWFVANHSLSAVVSFPIITAGPGFIAAMWGVFMFKEIQGRQNYLLMILAFCVILAGALCTAFSKI; encoded by the exons ATGAGCAATAATGGAACAGACCTCACCACTGGTTTCATCTCCTCTATTGTAGCCATCCTTTTGTTTGGCTCAAACTTTGTACCACTTAAAAAATATGAGACTGGCGATG gaatgtTTCTCCAGTGGGTACTTTGTGCTGCCATATGGTTGGTTGCCTTGGTGGTCAATCTGATATTACATTGCCCTAAGTTTTGGCCTTTTGCAATGGTTGGGGGCTGCATTTGGGCAACAG GAAACATTGCGGTTGTCCCAATTATCAAAACCATTGGTTTGGGCCTTGGAATCTTAATCTGGGGATCATTTAATGCCTTAATCGGCTGGGCAAGCTCAAG GTTTGGCTGGTTTGGAATGGATGCAGAAGAGGTGTCAAAACCACTGCTCAATTACATCGGAGCCGGGCTGTCAGTA GTGGTTAACAAAACTCAAGACCCCGATCCTGAACATTCCTGGGTGGATAAACTTTCTACAGTGCAAAACCGCTTAGT ggGCTGCAGTCTCGCGGTAATATCTGGAATACTCTATGGATCCACATTTGTGCCAATCATTTACATCAAGGACCACAGCAAGAGAAATGATAGTATATATGCAGGGGCAAGTCAGAACG ATTTAGACTACGTTTTTGCACACTTCAGTGGCATCTTCCTTGCAAGTACAGTCTACTTTCTGGCCTACTGTATAGCCATGAAAAATAATCCTAAACTATATCCCAAAGCAGTCTTGCCAG gatTCCTGTCTGGAATACTCTGGGCCATTGCTACCTGCTGTTGGTTCGTAGCGAACCACTCCCTCAGCGCTGTGGTCAGTTTTCCAATCATCACTGCT ggtccAGGATTTATAGCTGCAATGTGGGGTGTCTTCATGTTTAAGGAAATACAG gGTCGACAAAACTACCTGCTGATGATACTTGCATTTTGCGTCATCTTGGCTGGAGCCTTATGCACAGCTTTTTCTAAAATCTAA